A single window of Anopheles moucheti chromosome 2, idAnoMoucSN_F20_07, whole genome shotgun sequence DNA harbors:
- the LOC128301862 gene encoding CLK4-associating serine/arginine rich protein-like codes for MWHEARKQEKKIRGMLVDYRKRAERRQDFYERIKADPTQFLQVHGRKGKIHLDASVATAAENPAIMMPWQGQKDNLIDRFDVRAHLDYIPPVPRTNPEQPDQQEDDTDERAMNYERYRVLAQNEFLGIVEEKYLHQLYLEEQFGVNAQIEAETKAAAAAAKKKSSAGAAIGYTYEETETVPGGSGSSLVSGGIGTASVPFAQSITAIEKASESSAPLASSSGPAAARFDECMKDDSDSDLDMDVSIDINKIGTNQAHELNACGRQYGMKSNDFYSFLTKDADEADALRMAREEEQEKIMFSGRKSRRERRAQRERKVAGRPLSPPSYAAKEELVPRTFVEANDSSRSPSPVNSGKITYITSFGGEEELQPHGKISFGFTREMSTLGGIAGTSKAARLRAGTAGAEASGPLSYADKVKQNLEKLKTQQTKESDRKPPVQYQRSAASGGRGGRSSRSSSRSSSRSRGRSRRRRRSSSSSRSRSRSRNRSRSRSRRRLRSAAAGRSRSRSRSGGRGTARSTYSRYRRRSKSRSRSRSRSRSRTRSKASRWSPRRRYPVGQSSNRRKNTPSRSSSSTSSSTSSSRSRSRTPVRRSQASRAKRRSGPESDSDSSRKAKKPIPLMPTATIVAQEKPSLVVPPSLLGSLPPPPPPPLPVATESTVDEKKPIPVLALIEPEPEVPIKRYYGRRRGDESSSDEASTSGEDTNGDDRKPTIVPALQITDSTRADDTPSTGSVIKSTFDTTVQIKQEKPDPVEQSGVPPTGAGGGSTSLRFGKTVTGGTSVPESKVGTGVSTTGSTAGLTSKSINPRDRLKRKMQILLNKQYKADKKAETEKVERQIQQQQERDDEMRELALKLRRRQRELRHKYGTPESEHSKSHSSQEERSSDEGEDAGSKPQQPQQKQRFDQPPGEDGATSPRRLPLLVPPLTSVPPPKMALHSRPPPSLPAGGGGPPVGSGGYRNSVVIERKPVLRSASNFGTQSGDHTGPGSYGGDISGRLRRRDSPAQSVGSTSTSRGYGGAAGGMSPSMNLRRGGAGATSTGSRFDDRNRRRSPPASRYERTRSKSRDRLTSRDTGQNPGASGRGRRTDYSRTRGDYDRYQGGYGGGGQGQQSGYGGGSRYRGRSSRSGSRGRRSRSSERPTTRGNGGSSGSGNVASTRQSNRSPKPLKKLVDY; via the exons ATGTGGCACGAAGCGCGCAAACAGGAAAAGAAGATCCGCGGCATGCTGGTCGATTATCGGAAGAGGGCCGAACGGAGGCAGGACTTTTACGAGCGTATT AAAGCCGACCCGACGCAGTTCCTTCAAGTGCATGGACGCAAAGGCAAAATACACCTGGATGCCAGCGTCGCGACAGCTGCCGAGAATCCTGCAATCAT GATGCCGTGGCAGGGCCAGAAGGATAATCTGATCGATCGGTTTGATGTGCGTGCGCATCTAGACTATATACCGCCGGTGCCACGCACCAATCCAGAACAGCCCGACCAGCAAGAGGATGATACGGACGAACGTGCGATGAATTATGAGCGATACCGAGTGTTGGCACAGAACGAATTTCTCG gtaTTGTTGAAGAAAAGTATCTTCATCAATTGTACCTCGAGGAACAGTTCGGAGTGAATGCACAGATCGAGGCGGAAACGAAGGCGGCAGCTGCTGCAGCTAAAAAGAAATCTTCCGCCGGTGCAGCCATCGGTTATACGTACGAGGAAACGGAAACGGTCCCGGGTGGCTCAGGATCGAGCCTTGTATCTGGTGGTATCGGAACAGCAAGCGTACCGTTCGCACAGTCCATAACAGCGATCGAAAAAGCTTCCGAATCATCAGCTCCGTTAGCTAGCTCGAGTGGACCGGCAGCCGCTCGGTTCGATGAGTGCATGAAGGATGATTCGGACTCGGATTTGGATATGGATGTGTCGATTGATATAAACAAAATCGGCACTAATCAGGCGCATGAGCTGAATGCATGCGGGCGACAGTACGGTATGAAGAGCAATGATTTCTACTCGTTTCTAACGAAGGATGCCGACGAAGCGGACGCACTGCGGATGGCCCGGGAAGAGGAGCAGGAGAAAATTATGTTCAGTGGGCGTAAAAGTCGTCGGGAGCGACGGGCTCAACGCGAACGGAAGGTTGCTGGACGCCCGTTAAGTCCTCCGAGTTATGCGGCCAAAGAGGAGCTGGTACCGCGCACATTTGTTGAAGCGAACGATAGCTCGCGGTCACCTTCGCCGGTAAATTCGGGCAAGATAACGTACATCACCTCGTTCGGTGGGGAAGAAGAGCTGCAGCCGCATGGGAAGATTTCGTTCGGGTTTACGCGTGAAATGAGCACGCTGGGTGGAATTGCTGGCACGTCCAAGGCGGCTCGATTGCGTGCGGGAACTGCCGGTGCGGAAGCGAGTGGCCCGTTGAGCTACGCGGACAAGGTGAAACAGAATTTGGAAAAGTTGAAAACACAGCAAACGAAGGAGAGCGATCGTAAGCCACCGGTGCAGTATCAGCGATCGGCGGCCAGTGGGGGACGGGGGGGTCGAAGTAGCAGAAgtagcagcagaagcagcagtcGCAGCCGGGGCAGAAGTCGGCGCCGGCGACGGAGCTCCAGCAGTAGCCGCAGTCGTAGTCGAAGTCGTAATCGTAGTCGTAGCAGAAGTCGAAGACGCTTGAGAAGTGCCGCAGCTGGTAGAAGCCGATCGCGATCCAGAAGCGGTGGCCGTGGTACAGCTCGGTCTACTTATTCTCGATACCGGAGGCGCTCGAAATCACGGTCACGCTCGCGATCAAGGTCTCGATCGCGCACTCGTTCGAAAGCATCTCGCTGGAGTCCGAGACGAAGGTATCCGGTTGGGCAATCATCAAACCGACGCAAGAACACACCCTCCCGATCTTCATCTTCTACTTCATCATCTACCTCATCGTCGCGATCACGCTCCCGAACGCCAGTACGGCGTTCCCAAGCGTCGCGTGCGAAACGAAGATCAGGCCCCGAATCGGACAGCGATTCTTCGCGTAAAGCCAAAAAGCCAATACCCCTGATGCCGACTGCTACGATAGTTGCACAGGAAAAGCCATCGCTTGTTGTGCCGCCGTCACTTCTAGGATCACTTCCGCCTCCACCACCTCCTCCGCTTCCGGTAGCTACGGAAAGTACGGTGGATGAAAAGAAACCTATTCCGGTACTGGCGCTGAttgaaccggaaccggaagtgCCTATTAAACGGTACTACGGGCGAAGAAGGGGCGATGAAAGCTCAAGCGATGAAGCGAGCACATCTGGGGAGGATACGAATGGTGACGATCGAAAACCAACAATCGTACCTGCGCTACAAATTACCGATTCTACCAGAGCAGATGATACGCCGAGCACGGGAAGCGTCATTAA ATCCACCTTCGACACGACGGTGCAGATTAAGCAGGAAAAACCGGACCCTGTAGAACAATCCGGTGTACCGCCGACCGGTGCTGGCGGTGGTAGCACATCGTTAAGGTTTGGTAAAACGGTCACTGGTGGCACCAGCGTTCCCGAATCCAAA GTCGGTACGGGGGTTAGTACCACTGGTAGCACCGCCGGTCTTACATCGAAGTCGATTAACCCTCGCGATCGCCTGAAGCGCAAAATGCAGATCCTGCTGAACAAACAAT ACAAAGCGGACAAGAAGGCTGAAACCGAGAAAGTGGAGCGGCagattcagcagcagcaggaacgTGACGATGAGATGCGCGAACTAGCACTGAAGCTGAGGCGTCGGCAACGTGAGCTGCGTCACAAGTACGGTACACCGGAGAGTGAACATAGCAAATCGCACAGCTCACAGGAAGAACGCAGCTCGGACGAGGGCGAAGATGCGGGCAGCAAGCCACAACAGCCGCAGCAAAAGCAACGGTTTGATCAGCCACCCGGCGAGGATGGTGCCACATCACCACGAAGACTGCCATTGTTAGTTCCTCCCTTAACGTCGGTTCCACCACCGAAGATGGCATTGCATTCCCGGCCTCCACCATCATTACCGGCTGGTGGCGGTGGTCCGCCCGTGGGTTCCGGTGGTTACAGGAACAGTGTCGTCATCGAGCGAAAACCGGTGCTGCGCAGTGCGTCTAATTTCGGCACACAATCGGGCGACCATACCGGCCCTGGCTCGTACGGTGGCGACATTAGTGGGCGGTTGAGGCGTCGTGATTCACCGGCACAGAGCGTTGGTAGCACATCGACATCGAGAGGATACGGTGGTGCGGCTGGCGGGATGTCGCCGTCGATGAATCTACGCCGCGGTGGTGCAGGTGCCACGTCGACCGGTAGTCGGTTTGATGATCGTAATCGACGAAGATCGCCACCAGCATCGCGATACGAACGAACGCGATCGAAATCACGCGACCGTTTGACATCGCGCGATACGGGACAAAATCCGGGCGCGAGTGGTAGAGGCCGTCGAACGGATTACAGCCGTACGAGGGGTGATTACGATCGCTACCAGGGTGGTTACGGTGGGGGCGGACAGGGACAGCAGTCGGGTTACGGTGGTGGAAGTCGCTACCGTGGTCGAAGTTCACGCTCTGGATCACGCGGACGTCGATCGCGATCCTCGGAGCGGCCAACGACCCGAGGGAATGGTGGTAGCAGTGGGTCCGGGAATGTAGCTTCCACCCGGCAGTCGAATCGTTCGCCGAAACCGCTGAAGAAGTTGGTAGACTACTGA
- the LOC128307415 gene encoding uncharacterized protein LOC128307415: MRWINILLAWLVGAVVAKATISLPSHVPPAPESIVSFIHECFMHNSRTLYIVGMERLAPYRWYLELPYPKVILQSGVSIGTPAETCLLVVYVDCSTQDSMFTALKRMMRDFTRIIRNGKYLVLVDDAYLSQGNVAISVNLGSFFATHNIVYWGVTGIRHTEELHYTLYFASKVYYMTSPLTHGPAFEWNRGLLRNNTFEIYGQAIHAFPYTHREGGGQFRGVDISIFHTVMERIGCVLKVHIVEQTVDSERDIANIMSRLHRMKLDTMLTRRHVVVGTLPVVYIPDYTYYCLVAPRSARIDLTQSLLRPFSSDVWWFIIACAVLINLSKEALKCCPLVGALMRQLSFNSPIRSFYRISFAVMCFVLIEAYLAKVTSFFLTHRFLPDARTLDDFFATNTPIRLEEGNSQFLAGLEPRIRDRIVERGVNSAVCAEFTSRCAHLDSFAHASYMINENVNVDTVSGRKGSYIVPEMLASYNYLAYSFARGSTLTDLVAVYLQRMYEAGLMRLYYRQYEQYLQPSKNSHVGTESSLEFGHLMSVWICASIGWVVSFGVFVVEVVQSLLVGMFRKRRQFRKVRGKMKKRAGNSKAKNSKYYA; this comes from the exons ATGCGGTGGATTAACATTTTACTGGCATGGTTAGTCGGTGCAGTTGTAGCGAAAGCTACGATAAGCCTTCCATCGCACGTTCCTCCAGCACCAGAATCGATCGTTTCCTTCATCCACGAATGCTTTATGCACAATTCGAGAACATTGTACATAGTTGGGATGGAAAGGCTCGCTCCCTATCGGTGGTACCTCGAGCTGCCTTATCCCAAAGTGATCCTACAGAGTGGCGTTTCCATCGGCACACCAGCCGAGACATGTTTGCTGGTTGTATACGTAGATTGTAGCACACAG GACTCTATGTTCACTGCACTGAAGAGGATGATGCGCGACTTTACCAGAATCATCCGAAACGGCAAATATCTCGTGCTGGTTGATGATGCTTACCTGTCGCAGGGAAATGTGGCCATTTCCGTCAACCTTGGTTCATTTTTCGCTACGCACAACATCGTATACTGGGGCGTGACTGGAATTCGTCATACGGAAGAACTGCACTACACGTTGTATTTCGCGTCGAAAGTTTACTACATGACCAGTCCACTTACCCACGGGCCAGCATTTGAGTGGAATCGTGGACTGCTGCGTAATAACACATTCGAAATCTACGGACAGGCAATACATGCCTTCCCGTACACCCACCGCGAAGGTGGAGGACAGTTCCGTGGTGTGGATATCAGCATCTTTCACACTGTAATGGAGAGAATCGGGTGTGTTCTGAAGGTGCACATCGTGGAGCAAACGGTAGATAGCGAGAGAGACATAGCGAATATTATGAGTCGTTTGCACCGGATGAAGCTGGACACGATGCTCACACGCAGGCACGTGGTTGTCGGCACCTTACCGGTTGTGTACATTCCCGACTACACGTACTACTGTTTGGTTGCTCCGCGCTCTGCCCGCATTGATTTGACGCAATCGCTGCTGCGTCCCTTCTCGTCCGACGTATGGTGGTTTATCATCGCGTGTGCGGTGTTGATAAACCTTTCGAAAGAAGCATTGAAATGCTGTCCCCTAGTTGGGGCATTGATGCGGCAGCTTAGCTTCAACAGCCCCATCCGATCGTTCTACCGCATTAGTTTCGCGGTAATGTGTTTCGTTCTGATCGAGGCATATCTCGCGAAGGTGACGTCCTTCTTTCTAACGCACCGTTTTCTGCCGGATGCGCGTACGTTAGACGACTTTTTCGCTACGAACACTCCAATTCGGCTGGAGGAGGGAAACAGCCAATTTCTAGCAGGCCTTGAACCGCGCATTAGGGATCGTATCGTCGAGCGGGGCGTAAACAGTGCGGTGTGTGCCGAGTTCACCAGCCGGTGTGCTCATTTGGACAGTTTTGCACACGCTTCTTACATGATAAATGAAAACGTTAACGTCGATACCGTTAGTGGTAGAAAGGGGTCATACATTGTACCGGAAATGCTAGCAAGTTATAACTATCTGGCGTACAGTTTTGCACGTGGCTCAACTTTGACCGATTTGGTTGCGGTGTATCTGCAGCGCATGTATGAGGCTGGCCTGATGCGGCTGTATTATCGACAGTACGAGCAATATTTGCAACCGAGCAAGAACTCACACGTCGGAACGGAAAGTTCGTTAGAGTTTGGCCATTTGATGTCGGTGTGGATCTGTGCTAGCATTGGTTGGGTGGTATCGTTTGGTGTGTTCGTAGTGGAGGTAGTACAGAGCTTGTTGGTAGGGATGTTTCGTAAAAGACGACAGTTCCGAAAGGTGCGTGGGAAAATGAAGAAACGTGCCGGGAATTCAAAAGCAAAGAATTCCAAATATTATGCTTAG